Proteins encoded within one genomic window of Chroicocephalus ridibundus chromosome 7, bChrRid1.1, whole genome shotgun sequence:
- the KIAA0753 gene encoding protein moonraker isoform X2, with translation MLYVLQQQVKEIQDDLEKLSPHKIKHTKKSRAVSRLAAAHRGAVRALQAFANQFTDQTEQQIPTHYKELGSLIRQLSLCSAKLEVDSSISDIIIDILLQVEDLDSLLEKKQTPKKVKKCISASQGKSPRNTETFPARKQLTSPKGENKPLILKGQHGQEHKKPPAARSLLTAIQKANSCAHILHNEFQEENEPPTPERNATLQGSTDALVSARAVKKDPIVESGPFKKKGVLLPAKSQGILKSLKSRQIQPRGKPARFQETTIAFQLKQNKRLVKESRKTRAPPAPASPPVSPERLARLEAETSRRVKELPDLNRGEMKKLQKLRSQSASPTQYADKVEKAVQEGLEPVLDRAQQVAANADTLSEKLLDDLLEDTAQELWSMKQCERLQTQALPMADTYSLESMLQRMEEIERYQEAVRRRFTQIVYSDSEFWAQEGKTEQQIASIAKRPTSPHPIQITKFMGRAEPEMDILYEKLLDGNDIDENKEAEEKLQTGSDVLQPLTQNSLHRECCVYLSVPKHMLQSILDYNSRYLHHLKLISHEAVGNFNPWQIAESLAEQLTEEALSDVAAELQDVCEDYAEAVFTSEFLQPVQ, from the exons ATGCTGTATGTACTCCAGCAACAG GTAAAAGAAATTCAAGATGATTTAGAGAAACTGAGTCCTCACAAAATCAAGCATACTAAAAAG tctCGAGCAGTATCCAGGTTGGCAGCAGCACACAGAGGAGCTGTACGAGCCTTGCAGGCATTTGCCAACCAGTTTACAGATCAAACAGAGCAGCAGATTCCTACCCACTACAAGGAACTGGGCAGTCTCATTCGACAACTGTCTCTCTGTTCTGCCAAACTAGAAGTGGATTCTTCCATTTCTGACATTATCATAGATATTTTGCTGCAAGTTGAG GATCTGGATTcactgctggaaaagaaacaaacacccaaaaaagtgaagaaatgtATTTCAGCATCTCAGGGCAAATCTCCAAGGAACACTGAGACATTTCCAGCCAGAAAGCAGCTCACATCtccaaaaggagaaaataaacctCTCATCTTAAAGGGACAGCATGGACAAGAACATAAAAAGCCTCCTGCTGCCAGGAGTCTCTTGACTG CCATTCAGAAGGCAAACAGTTGTGCTCACATATTGCACAATGAATTCCAAGAAGAAAATGAGCCACCTACTCCAGAGAGAAATGCCACTTTACAAGGAAGCACAGATGCACTGGTGAGTGCTAGAGCTGTAAAAAAAGATCCCATCGTTGAAAGTGGCCCCTTTAAGAAGAAAGGCGTGTTATTACCTGCAAAATCACAG GGAATACTGAAATCTCTAAAATCAAGACAGATACAGCCTCGAGGAAAGCCTGCCCGATTTCAAGAGACAACTATAGCTTTCCAGCTAAAACAGAACAAGCGACTTGTTAAGGAGAGCAGAAAAACCCGTGCGCCTCCAGCCCCGGCATCTCCACCTGTTTCACCTGAGCG gctAGCAAGGCTTGAAGCTGAAACTTCAAGAAGAGTGAAGGAGCTACCTGACCTCAacagaggagaaatgaaaaaattacaaaagttaAG GTCACAAAGTGCTTCTCCAACCCAGTATGCAGACAAAGTTGAGAAGGCAGTACAGGAGGGCTTGGAACCTGTCCTAGATAGGGCACAG cagGTTGCAGCAAATGCAGATACTCTGAGTGAAAAGCTATTGGATGATCTTTTGGAAGATACCGCTCAGGAACTGTGGAGCATGAAGCAGTGTGAGAGATTGCAAACCCAGGCTCTGCCTATGGCTGACACTTATAGTCTGGAGTCAATGCTGCAAAGAATGGAAGAAATTGAA AGGTACCAGGAGGCTGTACGCAGGAGATTCACCCAGATTGTGTACAGTGATTCGGAGTTCTGGGCCCAGGAAGGCAAAACGG aaCAACAAATTGCATCAATAGCAAAAAGACCTACGTCTCCTCATCCAATTCAGATAACCAAATTCATGGGACGTGCAGAGCCAGAAATGgacattttatatgaaaaacttCTTGATGGCAA TGATATTGATGAAAACaaagaagcagaggagaaacTGCAGACTGGAAGTGACGTTCTGCAGCCCTTGACTCAGAATTCTCTACATCGAGAGTGCTGTGTCTATCTCTCTGTGCCAAAGCATATGCTCCAGAGCATCTTGGATTATAACAGCAGATACTTGCATCACTTAAAGCTTATTTCCCATGAGGCGGTAGGCAATTTCAATCCATGGCAGATTGCTGAGAG
- the KIAA0753 gene encoding protein moonraker isoform X1 — MGPSKPAMSDAAFAFTTQLYRNEAKAFVKPQLQFNRSVPAVPENLALRFSNPRPIIIEKLKASNDQRNPPGSGDPSIRSSGMFSVISEERLKLAIWLAKRDIKRRHLEEQVKQQVFGGAVNKPLLAQKSQQQKTEVFENKNALRSQTRLKCQQKLGQPSKVETTTSGAKVYLYTPNEGKLLPAGLDSPPPPTHNTGPDPKPNVNKKEDKNVQEVRRLQKELRSYVQKIEELTKKGRDREILDPDKEQQVCIRRQKQAARSARMLYVLQQQVKEIQDDLEKLSPHKIKHTKKSRAVSRLAAAHRGAVRALQAFANQFTDQTEQQIPTHYKELGSLIRQLSLCSAKLEVDSSISDIIIDILLQVEDLDSLLEKKQTPKKVKKCISASQGKSPRNTETFPARKQLTSPKGENKPLILKGQHGQEHKKPPAARSLLTAIQKANSCAHILHNEFQEENEPPTPERNATLQGSTDALVSARAVKKDPIVESGPFKKKGVLLPAKSQGILKSLKSRQIQPRGKPARFQETTIAFQLKQNKRLVKESRKTRAPPAPASPPVSPERLARLEAETSRRVKELPDLNRGEMKKLQKLRSQSASPTQYADKVEKAVQEGLEPVLDRAQQVAANADTLSEKLLDDLLEDTAQELWSMKQCERLQTQALPMADTYSLESMLQRMEEIERYQEAVRRRFTQIVYSDSEFWAQEGKTEQQIASIAKRPTSPHPIQITKFMGRAEPEMDILYEKLLDGNDIDENKEAEEKLQTGSDVLQPLTQNSLHRECCVYLSVPKHMLQSILDYNSRYLHHLKLISHEAVGNFNPWQIAESLAEQLTEEALSDVAAELQDVCEDYAEAVFTSEFLQPVQ; from the exons ATGGGACCAAGCAAGCCAGCGATGTCTgatgctgcatttgcatttactACCCAGCTATACAGGAACGAAGCAAAGGCTTTTGTAAAGCCACAG CTCCAGTTTAATAGAAGTGTTCCTGCAGTTCCAGAGAACTTGGCTCTCAGATTCTCTAACCCCCGTCCAATTATAATAGAAAAACTGAAGGCATCCAATGATCAGAGAAATCCACCTGGAAGTGGGGACCCCAGCATACGAAGTTCTGGCATGTTTTCAGTAATATCTGAAGAGAGACTAAAATTGGCTATTTGGCTAGCCAAAAGGGACATAAAGCGAAGACATCTCGAAGAGCAAGTGAAACAGCAAGTGTTCGGAGGTGCTGTCAATAAACCATTGTTGGCCCAGAAGTCACAACAGCAGAAGActgaagtatttgaaaataaaaatgcactgagGTCTCAAACTCGCTTGAAATGTCAGCAGAAACTCGGTCAGCCTTCCAAAGTGGAGACCACCACCTCTGGCGCTAAGGTTTATCTCTACACACCAAATGAGGGAAAGCTCTTACCAGCTGGTTTGGACTCTCCACCTCCACCCACCCACAACACAGGACCGGACCCCAAGCcaaatgtaaacaaaaaagaagataaaaatgtgCAGGAAGTCCGACGTCTGCAAAAGGAATTGAGAAGCTATGTCCAGAAGATTGAAGAACTGACTAAAAAAG GGAGAGATAGAGAAATTTTAGACCCTGATAAAGAGCAACAAGTTTGCATTAGAAGACAGAAACAAGCTGCACGGTCAGCTCGGATGCTGTATGTACTCCAGCAACAG GTAAAAGAAATTCAAGATGATTTAGAGAAACTGAGTCCTCACAAAATCAAGCATACTAAAAAG tctCGAGCAGTATCCAGGTTGGCAGCAGCACACAGAGGAGCTGTACGAGCCTTGCAGGCATTTGCCAACCAGTTTACAGATCAAACAGAGCAGCAGATTCCTACCCACTACAAGGAACTGGGCAGTCTCATTCGACAACTGTCTCTCTGTTCTGCCAAACTAGAAGTGGATTCTTCCATTTCTGACATTATCATAGATATTTTGCTGCAAGTTGAG GATCTGGATTcactgctggaaaagaaacaaacacccaaaaaagtgaagaaatgtATTTCAGCATCTCAGGGCAAATCTCCAAGGAACACTGAGACATTTCCAGCCAGAAAGCAGCTCACATCtccaaaaggagaaaataaacctCTCATCTTAAAGGGACAGCATGGACAAGAACATAAAAAGCCTCCTGCTGCCAGGAGTCTCTTGACTG CCATTCAGAAGGCAAACAGTTGTGCTCACATATTGCACAATGAATTCCAAGAAGAAAATGAGCCACCTACTCCAGAGAGAAATGCCACTTTACAAGGAAGCACAGATGCACTGGTGAGTGCTAGAGCTGTAAAAAAAGATCCCATCGTTGAAAGTGGCCCCTTTAAGAAGAAAGGCGTGTTATTACCTGCAAAATCACAG GGAATACTGAAATCTCTAAAATCAAGACAGATACAGCCTCGAGGAAAGCCTGCCCGATTTCAAGAGACAACTATAGCTTTCCAGCTAAAACAGAACAAGCGACTTGTTAAGGAGAGCAGAAAAACCCGTGCGCCTCCAGCCCCGGCATCTCCACCTGTTTCACCTGAGCG gctAGCAAGGCTTGAAGCTGAAACTTCAAGAAGAGTGAAGGAGCTACCTGACCTCAacagaggagaaatgaaaaaattacaaaagttaAG GTCACAAAGTGCTTCTCCAACCCAGTATGCAGACAAAGTTGAGAAGGCAGTACAGGAGGGCTTGGAACCTGTCCTAGATAGGGCACAG cagGTTGCAGCAAATGCAGATACTCTGAGTGAAAAGCTATTGGATGATCTTTTGGAAGATACCGCTCAGGAACTGTGGAGCATGAAGCAGTGTGAGAGATTGCAAACCCAGGCTCTGCCTATGGCTGACACTTATAGTCTGGAGTCAATGCTGCAAAGAATGGAAGAAATTGAA AGGTACCAGGAGGCTGTACGCAGGAGATTCACCCAGATTGTGTACAGTGATTCGGAGTTCTGGGCCCAGGAAGGCAAAACGG aaCAACAAATTGCATCAATAGCAAAAAGACCTACGTCTCCTCATCCAATTCAGATAACCAAATTCATGGGACGTGCAGAGCCAGAAATGgacattttatatgaaaaacttCTTGATGGCAA TGATATTGATGAAAACaaagaagcagaggagaaacTGCAGACTGGAAGTGACGTTCTGCAGCCCTTGACTCAGAATTCTCTACATCGAGAGTGCTGTGTCTATCTCTCTGTGCCAAAGCATATGCTCCAGAGCATCTTGGATTATAACAGCAGATACTTGCATCACTTAAAGCTTATTTCCCATGAGGCGGTAGGCAATTTCAATCCATGGCAGATTGCTGAGAG
- the TXNDC17 gene encoding thioredoxin domain-containing protein 17, producing MGWEEKQVRGYPEFVQTAQRYHGRPIFALFCGDKDAAGKSWCPDCVTAEPVVRKELHNMPDESVFIYCLVGDRSYWKDPNNEFRKNLKLTGVPTLLKYGTPQKLVEEECFKAELVRMLFTED from the exons atgggctgggaggagaagcaggtCCGCGGGTACCCCGAGTTCGTGCAGACGGCGCAGCGCTACCACGGGCGGCCCATCTTCGCGCTCTTCTGCGGCGACAAGGACGCGGCGGGCAAGAGCTGGTGCCCGGACTGCGTGACGG CTGAACCGGTTGTGAGGAAGGAACTTCATAACATGCCCGATGAGTCTGTATTCATCTACTGCCTAGTAGGAGACAGAAGCTA CTGGAAAGATCCCAACAATGAATTCAGGAAGAATCTGAAACTAACAGGAGTGCCTACACTGCTTAAATATGGAACG CCCCAGAAGCTGGTTGAAGAAGAATGTTTTAAAGCAGAGCTTGTGCGCATGTTGTTTACTGAAGACTAA
- the MED31 gene encoding mediator of RNA polymerase II transcription subunit 31 isoform X1: MLFLMQPRMLLSCCSGSLQVIFNLPTTPPGPFLQSCFSEGCPRASAVARSYSSPDDTGNRLRFQLELEFVQCLANPNYLNFLAQRGYFKDKAFVNYLKYLLYWKEPEYAKYLKYPQCLHMLELLQYEHFRKELVNAQCAKFIDEQQILHWQHYSRKRMRLQQALAEQQQQNNTSVK; encoded by the exons atgctcttcctaatgcagcccaggatgctgttgagcTGCTGCAGTGGCTCATTGCAGGTCATATTCAACTTGCCCACcacccccccaggtccttttctgcaaagctgcttttcagaaggtTGTCCCCGAGCCTCTGCTGTTGCACggagttattcctccccag ATGACACAGGAAATCGACTTCGGTTCCAGCTGGAGTTGGAGTTTGTTCAATGTCTGGCAAATCCAAATTACCTCAACT ttcttgcACAGAGAGGCTACTTCAAAGACAAAGCTTTTGTAAATtatcttaaatatttactttattggAAAGAACCTGAATATGCAAAATACCTGAA gTATCCTCAATGCTTGCATATGTTAGAGCTGCTCCAGTATGAACATTTCCGCAAAGAACTGGTAAATGCTCAGTGTGCTAAATTTATTGATGAGCAACAGATTCTTCACTGGCAGCACTATTCCCGGAAAAGAATGCGCCTCCAGCAAGCacttgcagagcagcagcaacaaaacaacACCTCTGTAAAATGA
- the MED31 gene encoding mediator of RNA polymerase II transcription subunit 31 isoform X2 → METDDTGNRLRFQLELEFVQCLANPNYLNFLAQRGYFKDKAFVNYLKYLLYWKEPEYAKYLKYPQCLHMLELLQYEHFRKELVNAQCAKFIDEQQILHWQHYSRKRMRLQQALAEQQQQNNTSVK, encoded by the exons ATGGAGACAG ATGACACAGGAAATCGACTTCGGTTCCAGCTGGAGTTGGAGTTTGTTCAATGTCTGGCAAATCCAAATTACCTCAACT ttcttgcACAGAGAGGCTACTTCAAAGACAAAGCTTTTGTAAATtatcttaaatatttactttattggAAAGAACCTGAATATGCAAAATACCTGAA gTATCCTCAATGCTTGCATATGTTAGAGCTGCTCCAGTATGAACATTTCCGCAAAGAACTGGTAAATGCTCAGTGTGCTAAATTTATTGATGAGCAACAGATTCTTCACTGGCAGCACTATTCCCGGAAAAGAATGCGCCTCCAGCAAGCacttgcagagcagcagcaacaaaacaacACCTCTGTAAAATGA